In a single window of the Gossypium hirsutum isolate 1008001.06 chromosome D02, Gossypium_hirsutum_v2.1, whole genome shotgun sequence genome:
- the LOC107909713 gene encoding DNA-directed RNA polymerases I and III subunit rpac1 isoform X2, whose protein sequence is MAEGAGEEKKKFSIWDLPDVPMGQLPPHLELQRSRVSCNKDAPIHIESIQYFGAYASMGIDNSSRLDRFSNNFRVEVVRLNEDDMEFDMIGSYMVNWSPKLQTAVSDLWSKTCRI, encoded by the exons ATGGCAGAGGGGGcaggagaagaaaagaagaaattttcaATCTGGGATTTGCCAGATGTGCCAATGGGTCAACTTCCGCCGCATCTTGAACTCCAACGAAGTCGTGTTTCATGCAATAAGGACGCCCCTATCCAT ATTGAGAGTATTCAATATTTTGGCGCTTATGCATCGATGGGAATTGATAATAGTTCACGACTTGACCGATTCTCTAACAACTTTAGAGTTGAAGTGGTTCGACTCAATGAAGATGACATGGAGTTTGATATGATCG GGTCTTACATGGTTAACTGGTCTCCAAAGTTACAGACTGCTGTTTCTGACTTG TGGTCCAAAACTTGTAGGATATGA
- the LOC107909713 gene encoding DNA-directed RNA polymerases I and III subunit rpac1 isoform X1 — MAEGAGEEKKKFSIWDLPDVPMGQLPPHLELQRSRVSCNKDAPIHIESIQYFGAYASMGIDNSSRLDRFSNNFRVEVVRLNEDDMEFDMIGSYMVNWSPKLQTAVSDLTEKAFLKHPKVFLRYIRKCMKNSEMP, encoded by the exons ATGGCAGAGGGGGcaggagaagaaaagaagaaattttcaATCTGGGATTTGCCAGATGTGCCAATGGGTCAACTTCCGCCGCATCTTGAACTCCAACGAAGTCGTGTTTCATGCAATAAGGACGCCCCTATCCAT ATTGAGAGTATTCAATATTTTGGCGCTTATGCATCGATGGGAATTGATAATAGTTCACGACTTGACCGATTCTCTAACAACTTTAGAGTTGAAGTGGTTCGACTCAATGAAGATGACATGGAGTTTGATATGATCG GGTCTTACATGGTTAACTGGTCTCCAAAGTTACAGACTGCTGTTTCTGACTTG acGGAGAAAGCATTTCTCAAACACCCCAAGGTGTTTTTAAG GTATATCAGGAAGTGCATGAAAAATTCAGAGATGCCGTAA